The following coding sequences are from one Leptolyngbya sp. NIES-3755 window:
- a CDS encoding hypothetical protein (similar to AA sequence:cyanobase_aa:Npun_R0530), translating into MKATAEPSFFDRFFRNQEGDIVIAQKPNLPILLWGATTALQLFNFGGKIQTGLELFSFGVLFTWAWMEIFQGESYFRRSLGLVVLVGMFALRLQS; encoded by the coding sequence ATGAAAGCAACCGCAGAACCATCATTCTTTGATCGATTTTTCCGGAACCAAGAAGGCGATATTGTCATCGCACAGAAACCGAATTTACCTATCCTACTTTGGGGAGCAACAACAGCACTTCAACTGTTTAACTTCGGTGGCAAGATCCAAACCGGATTAGAACTATTTAGTTTTGGAGTTCTATTTACCTGGGCTTGGATGGAAATCTTTCAGGGTGAGAGCTATTTTCGTCGATCCCTCGGTCTCGTAGTGTTAGTCGGAATGTTTGCACTCAGGCTGCAATCCTAA
- a CDS encoding hypothetical protein (hypothetical protein MC7420_7741;~similar to AA sequence:cyanobase_aa:LBDG_43440): protein MRLLCLSNGHGEDTIAIRILQALQQKSNCSIEALPIVGEGHAYRNANIPVIGSVKVMPSGGFIYMDNKQLVRDIQGGLVKLTLEQIKAIKDWAKEDGLILAVGDIVPMFFAWTSRATFAFVATAKSEYYIRDEKGELPRKSWWDDRLERSTGCIFQPWDRWLMKRSQCKAVFPRDRLTAQVLKRFKVPAFDLGNPMMDGLEWSGSESFDGLTIALIPGSRPPECFANWELILQAIDKLTDLNCPLQFLSAIAPGIDLGQLHELLVSYRWRSVDSNTYVNGYGENLPILKLLPGRFAECIQRSEIAIAMAGTATEQFIGLGKPALIMPGAGPQFTPAFAEAQTRLLGASVTLVSHPSQMTHAIRSLLENPDRIQIIADNGRRRMGEPGAADRISDRLIEIMKSL from the coding sequence ATGCGCTTGCTCTGTCTTAGTAACGGTCACGGTGAAGATACGATCGCAATTCGCATTCTTCAGGCTTTGCAGCAAAAATCGAATTGTTCGATCGAAGCTTTACCGATCGTTGGAGAAGGTCACGCTTATAGAAACGCAAACATTCCGGTGATTGGTTCTGTGAAAGTGATGCCATCAGGCGGATTCATTTACATGGATAACAAACAACTCGTTAGAGATATCCAGGGAGGATTAGTCAAATTAACGCTAGAACAAATCAAAGCGATTAAAGACTGGGCAAAAGAAGACGGACTAATCCTAGCAGTGGGCGATATTGTTCCAATGTTTTTTGCTTGGACGAGTCGTGCCACGTTTGCTTTTGTCGCAACTGCAAAATCAGAGTATTACATCCGAGATGAGAAAGGCGAGTTGCCAAGAAAATCTTGGTGGGACGATCGACTAGAGCGATCGACGGGATGTATTTTTCAACCTTGGGATCGTTGGCTGATGAAGCGCTCTCAATGTAAGGCTGTTTTTCCCCGCGATCGCTTAACGGCTCAAGTGCTCAAACGCTTTAAGGTTCCAGCTTTTGATCTCGGTAATCCGATGATGGACGGCTTGGAATGGTCAGGCTCAGAATCATTTGATGGATTAACGATCGCATTAATTCCCGGTTCTCGTCCTCCTGAATGTTTCGCGAATTGGGAATTGATCTTGCAAGCGATCGATAAACTAACTGATCTAAACTGTCCTCTACAATTCTTGAGCGCGATCGCACCTGGAATCGATCTCGGTCAGTTACACGAATTGTTAGTGAGTTATCGCTGGCGTTCCGTGGATTCAAACACCTATGTAAATGGCTATGGTGAAAATCTACCAATACTAAAACTATTACCAGGACGATTTGCTGAATGTATCCAGCGGAGTGAAATCGCGATCGCAATGGCAGGAACCGCTACTGAACAATTTATCGGACTCGGTAAACCTGCCTTGATCATGCCAGGAGCAGGACCGCAATTCACGCCTGCATTCGCTGAAGCTCAAACTCGATTGTTAGGTGCATCTGTGACGCTCGTTTCACATCCTTCCCAGATGACTCATGCAATTCGTTCTCTGCTTGAAAACCCCGATCGCATTCAGATCATTGCAGACAATGGACGACGACGAATGGGAGAACCGGGAGCCGCCGATCGAATTAGCGATCGACTGATCGAAATCATGAAATCGCTCTAA
- a CDS encoding tRNA (uracil-5-)-methyltransferase Gid (similar to AA sequence:cyanobase_aa:LBDG_10360) — protein MTDFSPIHVIGGGLAGTEAAWQIAQAGIPVILHEMRPVRQSPAHHSEHLAELVCSNSFGAQATDRASGLLHEELRRLSSIVIQTADKHQVPAGGALAVDRGVFSQDLTETLSNHPLIELRRGEITEIPRDGIVVLTTGPLTSEALAEDLREFTGMAYMSFFDAASPIVVGESIDFETAFLASRYDRGEAAYLNCPMNKEQYLHFWRELCKAEQAELKDFERETAKFFEACLPIEEMARRGEDTMRYGPLKPVGLFDARKGDFRENKEHRPYAVVQLRQEDKSGQLWNMVGFQTNLRWGEQKRVFQLIPGLENAEFVRMGVMHRNTFINSPELLSSTLQFKSRSTLLAAGQLSGTEGYTAACAGGWLAGTNAARIALGLPTVTLPVTTMMGAMFDFISSASPKHFQPMPPNFGILPELPKKIRNKQERYGQYRDRALSDLDQFRLSLTKPYALALS, from the coding sequence ATGACCGACTTTTCTCCCATTCATGTCATTGGCGGCGGACTCGCAGGCACAGAAGCCGCCTGGCAAATCGCTCAAGCCGGGATTCCCGTGATTCTTCACGAAATGCGCCCCGTCCGACAAAGCCCCGCTCATCACTCTGAACATTTAGCAGAACTCGTTTGCAGTAATTCTTTTGGAGCGCAAGCTACCGATCGCGCTTCAGGACTTTTGCACGAAGAATTGCGGAGATTAAGCTCGATCGTGATTCAAACAGCCGATAAACATCAAGTCCCGGCTGGAGGAGCACTGGCAGTCGATCGAGGTGTTTTCAGTCAAGATTTAACCGAAACGCTCTCTAACCATCCCTTAATCGAGCTACGACGCGGAGAAATTACGGAAATTCCGAGAGATGGAATCGTCGTGCTGACGACGGGACCGCTGACCAGTGAAGCGCTAGCGGAGGATTTGCGTGAATTCACTGGAATGGCTTATATGAGCTTTTTCGATGCCGCGAGTCCGATCGTGGTTGGGGAATCGATCGACTTTGAGACCGCGTTTCTGGCATCCCGATACGATCGAGGAGAAGCCGCTTATCTCAACTGCCCAATGAACAAAGAGCAGTATCTCCACTTCTGGCGAGAATTGTGCAAGGCAGAACAGGCAGAACTAAAAGATTTTGAGCGGGAAACGGCGAAATTTTTCGAGGCTTGTTTACCGATCGAGGAAATGGCTCGACGTGGCGAAGATACGATGCGATATGGTCCGCTTAAGCCTGTGGGACTGTTTGATGCCCGAAAAGGTGATTTCCGCGAAAACAAAGAGCATCGTCCGTATGCAGTCGTTCAACTCCGCCAAGAAGACAAATCTGGGCAACTCTGGAACATGGTCGGCTTCCAGACGAATCTTCGCTGGGGCGAACAAAAGCGCGTCTTCCAACTGATCCCAGGCTTAGAGAATGCCGAATTTGTCCGCATGGGTGTGATGCACCGGAATACGTTTATCAACTCGCCTGAATTGCTCTCATCGACCTTGCAATTCAAATCCCGATCGACCTTACTCGCCGCTGGACAATTGAGCGGAACAGAAGGGTACACCGCTGCTTGTGCAGGGGGATGGCTTGCGGGAACCAACGCAGCGCGAATCGCTCTAGGATTACCAACGGTCACTTTACCGGTCACCACGATGATGGGCGCAATGTTCGACTTCATTAGTTCTGCTTCTCCCAAGCATTTCCAACCGATGCCACCGAACTTTGGAATTTTGCCAGAACTGCCGAAGAAGATTCGCAACAAACAAGAGCGGTATGGACAATATCGCGATCGCGCCCTTTCTGATCTCGATCAATTCCGCCTTTCTCTAACGAAACCTTATGCGCTTGCTCTGTCTTAG
- a CDS encoding hypothetical protein (hypothetical protein Npun_R5777;~similar to AA sequence:cyanobase_aa:LBDG_10370) — protein MALLAVANLGLIAFDSSYVPWRAFWFRNFPELTRVYDRVKGIEPHRDTEAYLETVDLLQQELQQAGLQSAQVQTRLQELRDRSAEIVDTNPFAVANKSGTLEKIKNRMREHIFQQRRRESAKQAFTTFWSTENLAQRGANNELAFFDREIRPLIASNYYRSIGENGEFVDWFWLIDLPFIAIFALEFIARTFYLSRRYKSLSWIDAALWRWYDLFLLLPFWRWLRVIPMIVRLDQARIVDFSHIRQQASQGFVANISEDMAEVVVIQVIDRMQSSIERGELSRWLIQSVNRPYIDLNQRDEIQELTTHILQTTVYQVLPKVRPDLEALLRHSVDTVLSQSPAYQGLKSMPLVGDLPRQINERLVAEVTGGAYEAIVLALKDKVGAELVSKLVKSFGQNFATELQQQRSLQEIQSLAIDLLEEIKVNYVKRLSEEDVEGILEETRQIRKLRS, from the coding sequence ATGGCGCTGTTAGCTGTAGCAAATCTGGGATTGATTGCGTTCGATAGCTCGTATGTGCCGTGGCGGGCTTTCTGGTTTCGGAATTTTCCAGAACTGACGCGGGTTTACGATCGTGTGAAAGGCATTGAACCGCATCGTGATACTGAAGCGTATTTAGAAACTGTCGATCTCTTGCAGCAGGAACTTCAGCAGGCAGGATTGCAGAGCGCACAAGTCCAGACGAGACTTCAAGAACTGCGCGATCGTAGCGCAGAAATTGTCGATACAAATCCGTTTGCAGTTGCAAATAAAAGCGGAACGCTAGAAAAGATTAAAAACCGAATGCGGGAGCATATCTTTCAGCAACGTAGGCGTGAATCCGCGAAGCAAGCATTTACAACATTTTGGAGCACAGAGAATCTAGCACAACGTGGAGCTAATAACGAATTAGCCTTTTTCGATCGTGAAATTCGTCCGCTGATTGCCTCCAACTATTATCGATCGATTGGTGAAAACGGTGAATTCGTTGATTGGTTCTGGTTAATTGATCTGCCTTTTATTGCGATTTTTGCACTGGAATTCATTGCCCGAACCTTCTATCTCAGCCGCCGCTATAAGAGTTTGAGTTGGATCGATGCAGCACTTTGGCGATGGTACGATTTATTTTTGTTATTACCCTTTTGGCGATGGCTGCGGGTGATCCCAATGATCGTTCGCCTTGATCAAGCTCGAATTGTTGATTTCAGCCACATCCGCCAGCAAGCCAGTCAAGGCTTTGTCGCCAATATTTCCGAAGATATGGCAGAAGTCGTTGTCATTCAGGTGATCGATCGAATGCAATCCTCGATCGAGCGTGGTGAACTGTCTCGCTGGCTGATTCAATCGGTGAATCGCCCTTACATTGATCTGAACCAGCGTGATGAAATCCAGGAATTAACGACTCATATTTTACAAACTACGGTTTATCAAGTTTTACCAAAAGTTAGACCTGATCTAGAAGCTTTACTACGACACAGCGTTGATACAGTTTTGAGCCAATCGCCTGCTTATCAAGGATTGAAATCGATGCCATTGGTAGGAGATTTGCCGAGACAAATTAATGAACGATTAGTTGCTGAAGTCACTGGCGGAGCTTATGAGGCGATCGTGCTGGCTTTGAAGGATAAAGTCGGGGCTGAATTGGTGAGTAAGCTTGTGAAAAGTTTTGGACAGAATTTTGCAACCGAATTACAGCAACAGCGATCGCTTCAGGAGATTCAAAGTTTAGCGATCGATCTTCTAGAAGAAATCAAAGTGAATTATGTGAAGCGATTGAGCGAAGAAGATGTCGAGGGCATTTTAGAAGAAACTCGCCAGATTCGGAAATTGAGAAGTTAG
- a CDS encoding hypothetical protein (similar to AA sequence:cyanobase_aa:PCC7424_0360), whose translation MWRFGIKMNSNSSNDYILDPESLRAYQLAVYFENEWLWKEKNPICRANMARRLAELTARLADLEEEEARKAQGLSSEAA comes from the coding sequence ATGTGGCGATTCGGAATCAAAATGAATAGCAACTCTTCAAACGACTACATCCTCGATCCAGAATCACTCAGAGCTTACCAATTAGCGGTTTATTTCGAGAATGAGTGGTTGTGGAAAGAAAAAAATCCGATTTGTCGTGCAAATATGGCAAGACGGCTTGCTGAACTGACTGCGAGATTAGCGGATTTGGAGGAAGAAGAGGCACGAAAGGCTCAGGGGCTATCTTCAGAAGCGGCTTAG
- a CDS encoding hypothetical protein (conserved hypothetical protein;~similar to AA sequence:cyanobase_aa:LBDG_42220) — MQPLLNQSVKVEYLEIAIDNLPAHLDGTKIVQLSDLHFDGKRVSDEVLDQAILATNEAEADFVVITGDFVTDDPTPIHELAKRLKQIESRCGIYGILGNHDLHRRDSKQTITDGLAKVDIKVLWNEIVYPVGEELALVGLADIWSSAYKQSGELMAQLPADLPRIVLAHNPDCAESLQEYRVDLQLSGHSHGGQIIIPGVLNVSVTCAYLYRTLPRNLKHRISALKACYRVMKHWEWVKGFHQVGNNRLYVNRGLGTYFPGRLFCAPEVTVITLHSRTGTGN, encoded by the coding sequence ATGCAACCCTTACTCAATCAGTCTGTCAAAGTCGAATATCTGGAAATTGCGATCGACAATCTCCCTGCTCATTTAGATGGGACAAAGATCGTTCAGCTTTCGGATTTGCACTTCGATGGAAAGCGTGTGTCTGACGAAGTTTTAGATCAAGCCATCCTCGCAACCAATGAAGCTGAAGCCGATTTTGTCGTGATCACGGGCGATTTTGTCACAGATGATCCAACTCCGATTCATGAGTTAGCAAAGCGATTAAAACAGATTGAATCTCGTTGCGGTATCTATGGAATTTTGGGCAATCATGATCTGCATCGTCGCGATAGCAAGCAAACCATTACTGATGGACTTGCCAAAGTGGATATTAAAGTTTTGTGGAATGAGATTGTTTATCCAGTCGGAGAAGAGCTTGCACTGGTTGGTTTAGCTGATATTTGGTCATCTGCTTATAAACAATCTGGGGAATTAATGGCACAACTTCCCGCAGATTTACCCCGAATTGTGCTTGCTCATAATCCTGACTGTGCTGAATCTCTCCAAGAGTACCGCGTCGATTTACAGCTATCAGGACACAGCCACGGCGGACAGATCATCATTCCTGGGGTTTTGAATGTTTCTGTGACTTGTGCTTATCTTTATCGAACTTTGCCTAGAAACTTAAAACATCGGATTTCAGCATTGAAAGCTTGTTACCGCGTGATGAAACACTGGGAGTGGGTCAAAGGATTTCATCAAGTTGGTAATAATCGGTTGTATGTAAATCGAGGATTAGGAACTTATTTTCCAGGGCGATTGTTCTGTGCGCCAGAAGTCACGGTGATCACGTTGCACAGTCGGACAGGCACAGGAAATTAG
- a CDS encoding tRNA uridine 5-carboxymethylaminomethyl modification enzyme GidA, putative (similar to AA sequence:cyanobase_aa:LBDG_42230), with protein sequence MKDSLISPLDNYNELLISRVHPIDWINPQPKDQYDLVVIGAGTAGLVVAAGAAGLGIGLKVAIIEKHLMGGDCLNVGCVPSKTVIRSSRVVGEMQQARSFGVIPPDQIEVDFPAVMERMRRVRAEISENDSAERFQKLGIDVFLGEGRFLDRERIAVGDRILKFKKAAIATGARASKPNIPGLAEVGFLTNETVFSLTERPNHLAVIGGGSIGCEMAQTFRRLGCEVTLFHNKNRLLDREDPEAAEILKTVLIDEGIRIVFNRSIDKVEPGKTIHFNSEQITVDEILVGAGRSPNIEGLNLEAAGVEYTKKGVKVDDYLQTTNSKIFAAGDICMDWKYTHAADAAARIVIKNALFSPFGLSRSKLSNLVMPWATYTDPEIAHVGLYEAPNAETIKIPLEKVDRAIADGETNGFVKILHRKGEILGATIVARHAGEMISEVTLAIVGKCSLNTLSSVIHPYPTQAEVIRKAADAYRKTLLTPRSRKLLGFLTKLS encoded by the coding sequence ATGAAAGATTCGCTGATTTCTCCACTCGATAATTACAATGAATTATTGATTTCCCGTGTTCATCCGATCGATTGGATCAACCCACAGCCAAAAGACCAATATGATCTGGTTGTAATCGGTGCGGGAACAGCAGGATTAGTTGTGGCAGCGGGAGCCGCAGGATTAGGAATTGGGCTGAAAGTTGCCATTATTGAGAAGCATTTAATGGGTGGTGATTGTCTCAATGTTGGATGTGTTCCTTCTAAGACTGTGATTCGATCGTCGCGTGTCGTGGGAGAAATGCAACAGGCTCGATCGTTTGGAGTGATCCCACCCGATCAAATTGAAGTTGATTTTCCCGCAGTGATGGAGCGGATGCGGCGAGTTCGAGCAGAAATTAGCGAGAATGACTCAGCAGAACGATTTCAGAAGCTTGGAATTGATGTGTTTCTGGGAGAAGGAAGGTTCTTGGATAGAGAACGGATTGCAGTTGGCGATCGTATTCTGAAATTCAAAAAAGCTGCGATCGCAACCGGAGCACGTGCGAGTAAGCCGAATATTCCCGGACTAGCAGAAGTCGGATTTTTAACAAATGAAACAGTTTTTTCGCTAACTGAACGACCCAATCATTTAGCTGTAATTGGAGGAGGTTCAATTGGCTGCGAAATGGCTCAAACGTTTCGGAGATTGGGCTGTGAAGTGACGCTATTTCATAACAAAAATCGACTGCTCGATCGAGAAGATCCCGAAGCCGCTGAAATTCTTAAAACAGTTCTCATTGATGAAGGAATCCGAATTGTTTTTAATCGCTCGATCGACAAAGTAGAACCTGGTAAAACGATTCACTTCAATTCAGAACAAATTACAGTCGATGAGATTTTAGTCGGTGCAGGTCGATCGCCCAATATTGAAGGATTAAACCTCGAAGCTGCTGGCGTTGAATACACCAAAAAAGGCGTGAAAGTAGATGATTATTTGCAGACCACGAATTCTAAGATCTTCGCTGCGGGCGACATTTGCATGGATTGGAAATACACACATGCAGCAGACGCGGCAGCAAGAATTGTGATCAAAAATGCGCTCTTTTCACCCTTTGGATTAAGTCGATCGAAGCTCAGCAATTTAGTCATGCCTTGGGCAACTTATACCGATCCCGAAATTGCTCACGTTGGATTATACGAAGCTCCGAATGCAGAAACGATCAAGATTCCATTAGAAAAAGTCGATCGAGCGATCGCTGATGGAGAAACCAACGGATTCGTCAAAATCTTGCATCGAAAAGGTGAAATTTTGGGAGCGACGATCGTTGCCCGTCATGCAGGTGAAATGATTAGCGAGGTGACATTAGCGATCGTCGGAAAATGTAGCTTGAACACTTTATCCAGTGTGATTCATCCCTATCCCACTCAAGCCGAAGTCATCCGAAAAGCTGCTGATGCTTACCGCAAAACTTTACTCACTCCGAGAAGCCGGAAGCTTTTAGGCTTTTTGACCAAACTTTCATAG
- a CDS encoding hypothetical protein (similar to AA sequence:cyanobase_aa:LBDG_42240): protein MQEVLSWIQNLGAGGAIAFVALYTIAAVLFVPGTILTLGAGAVYGVLLGSVYVFVGATCGAIAAFLVGRYLARDWVTRKIEGNSKFKAIDEAVSKEGLKVVLLTRLSPVFPFTLLNYAYGLTRVTLKDYAIGCLGMIPGILMYVYIGSLAGSLATLGTTQLSREAELAQWTLRIVGFIATVVVTVYVTRIAKNALKELEEN, encoded by the coding sequence ATGCAAGAAGTTCTCAGTTGGATTCAAAATCTTGGTGCAGGGGGCGCGATCGCATTCGTCGCTCTCTATACTATCGCTGCCGTCCTCTTCGTTCCCGGAACAATTTTGACGTTAGGAGCAGGAGCGGTTTATGGAGTGCTCTTAGGGTCAGTTTACGTTTTCGTAGGAGCAACTTGTGGCGCGATCGCAGCCTTTTTAGTGGGTCGCTATTTGGCACGAGATTGGGTCACACGCAAAATTGAAGGGAATTCCAAATTTAAAGCGATCGACGAAGCCGTATCGAAAGAAGGATTGAAAGTCGTATTGCTCACTCGATTGTCTCCAGTGTTTCCATTCACATTGTTGAATTATGCGTATGGACTGACACGAGTGACTTTGAAAGATTATGCGATCGGGTGCTTAGGAATGATTCCCGGAATTTTAATGTACGTATACATCGGCTCATTAGCAGGAAGTTTGGCAACGCTAGGAACAACACAATTGAGTCGTGAAGCAGAACTCGCACAGTGGACACTTCGGATTGTCGGATTCATCGCTACAGTAGTCGTAACGGTATACGTTACTAGAATTGCTAAAAATGCTCTAAAAGAATTGGAAGAGAATTAA
- a CDS encoding heme oxygenase (similar to AA sequence:cyanobase_aa:LBDG_42260), with product MSSNLATKLREGTKKAHTMAENTGFIACFLKGTVEKESYRKLVANFYFVYSAMEEEMRRHKDHPILSKVYFPELERKETLEQDLAYYFGKNWRDQVAPSAATQSYVARIHQIANSNPELLIAHSYTRYIGDLSGGQILKKIAQNGMNLTEGEGTSFYEFKHISDEKAFKKEYRARLDSMPINDATADRIVEEANDAFGMNMDVFKELEGNLVKAIGLALFNALTRKRGRGSTELATAE from the coding sequence ATGAGCAGCAATTTAGCAACAAAACTTCGCGAAGGAACCAAAAAAGCTCACACGATGGCGGAGAACACAGGCTTCATCGCGTGTTTTCTAAAAGGAACGGTCGAAAAAGAATCGTACCGGAAGCTCGTTGCCAACTTCTACTTTGTCTATTCGGCAATGGAAGAGGAAATGCGTCGTCACAAAGATCATCCAATCTTGTCGAAGGTGTACTTCCCAGAACTGGAACGCAAGGAAACTCTTGAGCAGGATCTCGCTTACTACTTTGGTAAAAATTGGCGCGATCAGGTCGCTCCCTCGGCTGCAACTCAATCGTATGTAGCTCGGATTCACCAAATTGCCAACAGCAATCCTGAACTCTTGATCGCTCACTCGTACACGCGCTACATCGGCGACCTGTCCGGCGGTCAAATTCTCAAGAAGATTGCTCAAAACGGCATGAATCTCACAGAAGGCGAAGGAACCAGTTTCTACGAGTTCAAGCACATCTCTGATGAGAAGGCGTTCAAGAAAGAGTATCGCGCCCGGTTGGATTCGATGCCGATCAATGATGCGACTGCTGATCGAATTGTCGAAGAAGCAAACGATGCCTTTGGCATGAACATGGACGTGTTCAAAGAGCTAGAAGGCAACTTGGTTAAAGCGATCGGGCTTGCATTGTTCAACGCTTTGACCCGGAAACGCGGTCGGGGCAGCACCGAATTGGCAACGGCAGAATAG
- a CDS encoding cobalamin biosynthesis protein CobW (similar to AA sequence:cyanobase_aa:LBDG_42270) — translation MAAKIPVTVITGFLGSGKTTLIRHLLQNNQGRRIAVLVNEFGELGIDGELLRSRSVPEASCQVCPEDETSNIVELTNGCLCCTVQEEFLPTMLELLKRRDSLDCILIETSGLALPKPLIKAFRWHEIRNAATVDGVITVVDCEAVSTGTLAADLQAVEAQRLADPNLDHETPLQELFEDQLACADLVILNKTDLVDSEAQEKVRSIVEQELPRAVKIVENGRSDREIDPNLLLGFNAAVEENLATRPSHHDTEEEHDHDDDIQSTHLILDKSFDPNQLRSQLEKLVQEQEIYRVKGFVAVPDKPMRLVVQGVGSRFEHFYDRPWRSDEVRQTRLVFIGKDLDTTRLAAQLA, via the coding sequence ATGGCTGCAAAGATTCCGGTTACTGTCATTACTGGCTTTTTAGGAAGCGGAAAAACGACCCTGATTCGTCACCTCTTACAAAACAATCAAGGGCGACGAATTGCGGTACTCGTCAATGAATTCGGGGAACTGGGGATTGATGGGGAATTACTTCGATCGCGAAGCGTGCCAGAGGCATCGTGCCAAGTTTGTCCCGAAGACGAAACCAGTAATATTGTCGAACTCACGAATGGTTGCCTCTGCTGCACCGTTCAAGAAGAATTCCTTCCAACGATGCTGGAGTTGCTCAAGCGGCGAGATAGCTTGGATTGCATTCTGATCGAGACCTCTGGATTGGCATTACCCAAACCCTTGATCAAAGCCTTTCGTTGGCATGAAATCAGAAATGCAGCGACCGTTGACGGAGTCATTACCGTGGTCGATTGTGAAGCCGTTTCGACTGGAACTTTAGCGGCAGATCTCCAAGCCGTTGAAGCTCAGAGATTAGCTGATCCCAATCTTGATCACGAAACTCCATTACAGGAACTCTTCGAGGATCAGCTTGCTTGTGCCGATCTCGTAATTTTGAATAAAACCGATTTAGTCGATTCTGAAGCTCAGGAAAAAGTTCGATCGATAGTCGAACAAGAACTGCCCAGAGCCGTCAAGATTGTCGAAAATGGACGCAGCGATCGAGAAATTGATCCCAATCTCTTACTCGGATTCAATGCGGCAGTTGAAGAGAACCTAGCCACACGTCCAAGCCATCACGACACTGAAGAAGAACACGATCACGATGATGACATTCAATCAACGCATCTGATTTTGGATAAATCGTTTGATCCAAATCAACTGCGATCGCAATTAGAAAAACTGGTGCAGGAACAGGAAATCTACCGTGTGAAGGGCTTTGTGGCAGTCCCCGATAAACCGATGCGGTTAGTCGTTCAAGGCGTGGGATCACGATTCGAGCATTTCTACGATCGACCCTGGCGATCCGATGAAGTGCGGCAAACTCGATTGGTCTTTATCGGCAAAGATTTAGACACAACCCGTTTAGCGGCACAACTCGCTTAA
- a CDS encoding Mo-dependent nitrogenase-like protein (similar to AA sequence:cyanobase_aa:Ava_0652) gives MSESQITFDFPIPSGQSRNKFDLFKPIRNWLDSIEVNDRKSAHLVCKLIPAQCPFEREIKLFGRTIVHIPPMCKLNPLYDQFVGLRFRALCYLVDECGEMVV, from the coding sequence ATGTCTGAGTCACAAATTACCTTTGATTTTCCAATTCCTTCGGGTCAATCTCGCAACAAGTTCGACCTATTCAAGCCGATTCGCAACTGGTTAGATTCGATCGAAGTTAACGATCGTAAGTCCGCTCATCTCGTGTGCAAACTGATCCCTGCACAATGCCCGTTCGAGCGTGAGATTAAGTTATTCGGACGCACGATCGTTCATATCCCCCCGATGTGCAAGCTGAATCCGCTCTACGATCAATTTGTCGGTTTGCGATTCCGCGCACTCTGCTACTTAGTCGATGAATGCGGCGAAATGGTGGTTTAA